A window of Aerococcus urinae contains these coding sequences:
- a CDS encoding co-chaperone GroES codes for MLKPLNERVIIQVQEEEEKTASGIVLPSAAKEKPQVGQVVAVADATDDYTPQVKVGDQVIFEKYAVSEIRYEGEDYLIIKEKDLTAVVE; via the coding sequence ATGTTAAAGCCGTTAAATGAACGTGTGATTATTCAAGTCCAAGAAGAGGAAGAAAAAACTGCTTCTGGCATCGTTTTACCATCTGCTGCTAAAGAAAAACCTCAAGTAGGTCAAGTGGTAGCTGTTGCTGATGCTACTGATGACTACACCCCTCAAGTTAAAGTGGGCGACCAAGTTATTTTTGAAAAATATGCAGTAAGCGAAATCCGCTATGAAGGGGAAGATTACCTCATCATTAAAGAAAAAGATTTAACTGCTGTAGTTGAATAA
- the groL gene encoding chaperonin GroEL (60 kDa chaperone family; promotes refolding of misfolded polypeptides especially under stressful conditions; forms two stacked rings of heptamers to form a barrel-shaped 14mer; ends can be capped by GroES; misfolded proteins enter the barrel where they are refolded when GroES binds) produces the protein MAKDIKYSSDARQSLVEGIDKLANTVKVTLGPKGRNVVLERSYGSPLITNDGVTIAKDVELEDHFENMGAKLVSEVASKTNDVAGDGTTTATILTQALVHEGFKNVTAGANPVGIRRGMDQAIRKAVEALKEISVPVNAKESIANVAAISSGDQEVGQLIADAMEKVGQDGVITIEESQSMDTALDVVEGMQFDRGYLSQYFVTDNDKMEAVLDDPYILLTDKKISNIQDILPLLEQIVQQGKSLLLVADDVEGEALPTLVLNKIRGTFNVVAVKAPGFGDRRKEQLEDLAVLTGGTVITEDLGLELKDTSIDQLGQAARVTITKDDTTIVEGKGNKEQLEQRVAHIRKQIEETTSDYDREKLQERLAKLAGGVAVVRVGAATESEQKERKLRIEDALNATRAAVEEGIVAGGGTAFMNIQDKVKEVVDSLEGDEQTGADIVVRALETPLRQIAENAGLEGSVIVEHIHDKDQGVGYNAASGEWVDMISDGVVDPTKVSRSALQNAGSVAGLILTTEAVVADHPEENAGNDAAAGAGAPGMY, from the coding sequence ATGGCCAAAGATATTAAATATTCAAGTGATGCAAGACAATCTTTAGTAGAAGGTATTGATAAATTAGCTAATACCGTGAAAGTGACCTTAGGACCTAAGGGACGTAACGTTGTCTTAGAACGTAGCTATGGCTCTCCATTAATCACCAATGATGGGGTGACCATTGCTAAAGACGTTGAATTAGAAGATCACTTTGAAAATATGGGAGCTAAATTAGTTTCTGAAGTCGCTTCTAAGACCAATGATGTTGCTGGTGACGGTACCACTACTGCTACCATCCTAACTCAAGCCCTCGTCCATGAAGGTTTCAAAAACGTGACAGCAGGGGCAAATCCTGTGGGCATTCGTCGTGGGATGGATCAAGCTATCCGCAAGGCAGTAGAAGCTTTGAAAGAAATTTCTGTTCCAGTGAATGCTAAAGAATCCATTGCTAACGTTGCGGCAATTTCTTCCGGCGACCAAGAAGTCGGTCAATTAATTGCTGACGCTATGGAAAAAGTAGGACAAGATGGTGTCATTACCATTGAAGAATCACAATCAATGGACACTGCCCTAGACGTTGTTGAAGGGATGCAATTTGACCGTGGTTACCTCTCCCAATACTTTGTAACCGACAATGACAAGATGGAAGCTGTTCTCGATGATCCTTACATCCTCCTCACTGATAAGAAGATTTCTAATATCCAAGATATCCTTCCATTATTAGAACAAATCGTACAACAAGGTAAATCTTTATTATTAGTGGCTGACGATGTTGAAGGGGAAGCTCTTCCTACCTTAGTCTTGAACAAGATTCGTGGGACTTTCAATGTAGTAGCTGTGAAGGCTCCAGGCTTTGGTGACCGTCGTAAAGAACAATTAGAAGACTTAGCTGTTCTTACTGGTGGGACAGTCATTACTGAAGACTTAGGTCTTGAATTGAAAGACACCAGCATTGATCAATTAGGTCAAGCTGCCCGCGTAACCATTACTAAAGACGATACCACCATTGTTGAAGGTAAGGGTAACAAGGAACAATTGGAACAACGTGTGGCTCATATCAGAAAACAAATTGAAGAAACTACTTCTGACTATGACCGCGAAAAATTACAAGAACGTCTGGCTAAATTAGCTGGCGGAGTTGCTGTTGTTCGTGTAGGTGCAGCCACCGAATCCGAACAAAAAGAACGTAAATTACGTATCGAAGATGCTTTAAACGCTACTCGTGCTGCGGTTGAAGAAGGTATCGTCGCTGGTGGTGGGACTGCCTTCATGAATATCCAAGACAAGGTGAAAGAAGTCGTTGACTCCTTAGAAGGTGACGAACAAACTGGTGCAGACATCGTGGTTCGTGCCCTCGAAACCCCACTACGTCAAATTGCTGAAAATGCTGGGCTAGAAGGTTCTGTCATTGTAGAACACATTCATGATAAAGACCAAGGTGTTGGTTACAACGCTGCTAGCGGTGAATGGGTAGACATGATTTCTGATGGTGTGGTTGACCCAACCAAGGTTTCACGTTCTGCTTTACAAAATGCAGGCTCAGTAGCTGGTTTGATTTTAACGACTGAAGCAGTAGTTGCTGACCATCCAGAAGAAAATGCAGGAAATGATGCAGCTGCAGGAGCAGGCGCACCAGGCATGTATTAA
- a CDS encoding adenylosuccinate synthase: MPSVVVVGTQWGDEGKGKITDYLSSQADIIARYQGGDNAGHTIQFNQQTFKLHLVPSGIFSEDKLSVIGNGVVVNPKSLLEELAYLRQAGISCENLRISERAQVILPYHQLIDRLDEERKGDNKIGTTQKGIGPAYMDKIARNGIRMADLIDPETFAERLSVQIQVKNELLTKVYDQEPLDYDTIYQEYLAYGQELKKYVTDTSLLMNDVYDQGKNILFEGAQGVLLDIDHGTYPFVTSSNPIAGGATVGCGIGPSKINTVIGVMKAYTSRVGDGPFPTELHDAIGDRIREVGHEYGTTTGRPRRVGWFDGVVTAHARRVSGLTKLSLNCLDVLTGLDEIKVCVGYQTPNGQVSKSYPANLRYLAQCQPIYESLPGWEEDITGCQDFDQLPENAKTYVRRISEIVGAPIATVSVGPDRTQTLILDNIW; the protein is encoded by the coding sequence ATGCCATCAGTTGTTGTTGTAGGTACTCAATGGGGCGACGAAGGGAAAGGGAAAATCACCGATTACCTCAGTAGCCAAGCCGATATTATTGCCCGTTACCAAGGCGGAGATAATGCTGGCCACACTATCCAATTCAACCAGCAAACTTTTAAGCTCCACCTCGTTCCCTCAGGAATTTTTTCAGAAGATAAGCTGAGTGTGATCGGAAATGGCGTGGTTGTTAACCCTAAATCTTTACTTGAAGAATTGGCCTATTTGCGCCAAGCAGGAATCTCTTGTGAAAACCTCCGCATCTCTGAACGGGCCCAAGTGATCTTGCCCTACCATCAACTGATCGACCGCTTGGATGAAGAACGTAAAGGCGACAATAAGATCGGTACTACCCAAAAGGGGATTGGCCCTGCCTATATGGATAAGATTGCCCGTAATGGCATCCGGATGGCTGACCTCATTGACCCTGAAACTTTCGCGGAAAGGTTATCTGTACAAATTCAAGTCAAGAACGAACTCCTAACCAAGGTATATGACCAAGAACCATTAGACTACGACACCATCTACCAAGAATATCTGGCATATGGCCAAGAATTGAAAAAATATGTCACGGATACTTCATTATTGATGAATGACGTCTATGACCAAGGGAAAAATATTCTTTTTGAAGGGGCTCAAGGGGTCTTACTGGATATTGATCACGGGACCTATCCCTTCGTAACTTCCTCTAACCCCATTGCCGGTGGTGCTACAGTCGGTTGTGGGATTGGCCCAAGCAAAATCAATACGGTTATCGGAGTGATGAAGGCCTATACCTCTCGGGTAGGTGACGGTCCCTTCCCAACTGAATTGCATGATGCTATTGGGGACCGCATCCGTGAAGTTGGCCATGAATATGGTACCACTACTGGACGCCCCCGCCGGGTAGGTTGGTTCGACGGGGTAGTGACTGCCCATGCTCGCCGGGTTTCTGGTTTAACCAAGCTTTCCTTGAACTGTTTAGACGTCTTAACTGGCCTGGATGAAATCAAGGTCTGTGTGGGTTACCAAACACCTAATGGCCAAGTATCCAAATCCTACCCCGCTAACTTGCGCTACCTGGCTCAATGCCAACCCATCTATGAAAGTTTACCTGGCTGGGAAGAAGACATTACTGGCTGCCAAGACTTTGACCAACTCCCTGAAAATGCTAAGACCTATGTTCGTCGCATCAGTGAAATCGTGGGGGCTCCTATTGCCACGGTATCCGTTGGGCCTGATCGGACTCAAACCTTAATCTTAGATAATATTTGGTAA
- the purB gene encoding adenylosuccinate lyase, which produces MINRYTRKEMRQLWSDENKYQSWLEVEILAVEAWAELGEIPKEDAQAIRQKASFDVDRILAIEAETKHDVVAFTRCVSESLGEEKKWVHYGLTSTDVVDTAYGYQLKQVNDLLRQDLDDFLAILKKQALKYKNTLCMGRTHGVHAEPTTFGLKVARWYSEFKRHRERFEHAAKGVEAGKISGAVGTFANVPTQVEAYVCEHLGIRAQEISTQVLPRDLHAEYIAVLALIATGVENMATEIRHLQKSEVREVEEYFAAGQKGSSAMPHKRNPIGSENVTGLARVIRGHVVTAMEDVSLWHERDISHSSAERIILPDTTILVDYILHRFGNILANLTIFSENMKRNMQATHNLIFSQRVLLKLIDAGLSREAAYDLVQPLTAKSWDQGLDFKALVENNEKIRQYLDQAAIDDAFDPAYHLRRVDEIYARLGLA; this is translated from the coding sequence ATGATTAATCGCTATACCCGTAAAGAAATGAGACAATTGTGGTCGGATGAGAACAAATATCAATCGTGGTTGGAAGTTGAAATTTTAGCTGTTGAAGCTTGGGCTGAATTAGGGGAGATTCCTAAAGAAGATGCCCAGGCTATTCGTCAAAAGGCCAGCTTTGATGTCGACCGTATTTTAGCCATTGAAGCTGAAACCAAGCATGATGTGGTGGCTTTTACCCGCTGTGTCTCAGAGTCTTTGGGTGAAGAGAAGAAATGGGTTCATTATGGGCTAACTTCTACTGATGTAGTGGATACGGCCTATGGCTACCAATTAAAGCAAGTCAATGACCTCCTCCGCCAAGACTTAGATGATTTCTTAGCGATTCTTAAAAAACAAGCTCTCAAATATAAAAATACCCTCTGCATGGGACGGACTCATGGGGTCCATGCTGAGCCAACAACTTTTGGTTTAAAAGTGGCCCGTTGGTATAGTGAATTTAAGCGTCATCGTGAGCGTTTTGAACATGCGGCTAAGGGCGTCGAAGCGGGAAAAATTTCTGGTGCAGTGGGGACTTTTGCTAATGTTCCCACCCAAGTGGAAGCCTATGTTTGTGAACATTTAGGGATTCGTGCCCAAGAGATTTCGACCCAGGTCTTGCCACGTGACTTGCATGCAGAATATATTGCAGTCTTAGCCCTAATTGCAACCGGAGTAGAAAATATGGCGACTGAAATCCGCCACTTACAAAAGTCAGAGGTCAGAGAAGTGGAAGAATACTTTGCTGCCGGACAAAAAGGTTCTAGCGCCATGCCCCATAAGCGCAACCCCATCGGTAGTGAGAATGTCACTGGGCTGGCCCGGGTGATCCGAGGACATGTAGTGACTGCTATGGAAGATGTCAGTCTCTGGCATGAACGGGATATTTCCCATTCTTCAGCCGAGCGGATTATTTTGCCCGATACCACCATCTTAGTGGACTATATCCTTCATCGTTTCGGTAATATCTTAGCTAATCTGACGATTTTTTCAGAAAACATGAAGCGTAATATGCAGGCCACTCACAATTTGATCTTCTCCCAACGGGTCTTATTAAAATTAATTGATGCCGGTCTTTCCCGGGAGGCAGCCTATGATTTAGTCCAACCCCTAACCGCTAAGTCTTGGGACCAGGGCCTTGATTTTAAAGCTTTAGTCGAAAATAATGAAAAGATTCGTCAGTACCTTGACCAAGCAGCTATTGATGATGCCTTTGATCCGGCTTATCACTTGCGCCGAGTGGATGAAATTTATGCGCGTTTGGGATTAGCTTAG
- a CDS encoding acetamidase/formamidase family protein, with protein sequence MHITKDHYVFSMDKNHEPIAKVASGQRLQVDVWDCFKGSVQDEKDLISGIDFNEINPATGPIYVEGAQPGNVLKVTIHSIDLDPQGAIMTSPGLNKYFSKEITEEETAICKVSEDQKTFDYYGATFPVHKMIGVIGTAPKNEAVATGLPDLHGGNMDNNQITEGSVVYLPVEVEGALLALGDMHAAMGDGEIWGSGVEIGGSVDLTVEVLDSFPCPTPFVETDQAYYSYGVGEDFETAVVQANDRMAEFLMAQTGLSYNKVGMFMTFAAHLESCQIVNPNISMRVRVDKASYEKLKDVKE encoded by the coding sequence ATGCATATTACAAAAGATCACTATGTATTCTCTATGGACAAAAACCATGAACCCATTGCTAAGGTAGCAAGTGGCCAGCGTTTACAGGTTGATGTCTGGGATTGCTTCAAGGGCAGTGTCCAGGATGAAAAGGACTTAATTTCTGGGATTGATTTTAATGAAATTAACCCAGCAACTGGTCCAATTTATGTGGAGGGTGCTCAACCAGGCAATGTACTGAAAGTGACCATTCACAGCATTGATTTAGATCCCCAAGGAGCCATTATGACTTCTCCAGGACTCAATAAATATTTCTCTAAGGAAATTACTGAAGAAGAGACAGCTATTTGTAAGGTCAGTGAAGACCAGAAGACCTTTGACTATTATGGAGCCACCTTCCCGGTTCATAAAATGATTGGTGTGATCGGGACGGCACCGAAGAACGAAGCGGTAGCTACCGGTTTACCCGACTTACATGGCGGAAATATGGATAACAATCAGATTACCGAAGGCTCTGTCGTTTACCTGCCTGTGGAAGTTGAAGGAGCACTTCTGGCTTTAGGTGACATGCATGCCGCCATGGGTGATGGCGAGATTTGGGGCAGTGGCGTTGAGATTGGCGGCTCGGTTGACTTAACCGTTGAAGTCCTCGACTCCTTCCCTTGCCCAACACCTTTTGTGGAAACTGACCAAGCCTATTATTCTTATGGGGTCGGCGAAGACTTTGAAACGGCGGTTGTTCAAGCTAATGACCGGATGGCAGAATTTCTCATGGCTCAAACCGGCTTATCCTATAATAAGGTCGGCATGTTCATGACCTTTGCCGCTCATTTAGAATCTTGTCAGATTGTTAACCCCAATATTTCCATGCGCGTTCGGGTCGACAAGGCTAGTTATGAAAAATTAAAAGATGTTAAAGAGTAA
- the iadA gene encoding beta-aspartyl-peptidase has translation MKLIKQVTVYAPENLGVKDILIDSSKIIAIEDHITIDSNAIDIEVIDGQGKIATPGFIDSHFHLLGGGGENGFQNRTPEVQLSQLTTAGVTTACGLLGTDGVARDEMALLAKARGLEAEGISTYIYVGNYRLPATTLTGSIIKDIMAIDKVIGIGEIAISDHRNGAPTFEQFAHAAADTRTGGLLAGKAGVVNCHVGPNKGRLEFLFKALDETDIPVTTFLPTHCGRSQELVDEAIAFAKRGGTFDITGSEDPDMTYEKDGEIPFRTILKQVLDQGLDESCITMSSDGQGSLPRFDEEGNFLRIGVGSAKSLLVGIQEAVQRENIALEKALPAVTSNVARILKLDHKGRLEVGRDADILLLDEDSLSIDTVIAMSEIMIKNKEIIKYGTFENA, from the coding sequence ATGAAATTAATCAAACAAGTCACTGTTTACGCCCCTGAAAATTTAGGGGTTAAAGATATCTTAATAGATAGTTCCAAAATTATTGCCATTGAGGACCACATCACTATTGATAGCAATGCGATCGACATTGAAGTGATCGACGGTCAAGGCAAAATCGCTACCCCTGGTTTCATTGATAGCCACTTCCACCTCCTAGGAGGCGGTGGTGAGAATGGTTTTCAGAACCGAACACCAGAAGTCCAGTTGAGTCAACTAACCACGGCTGGGGTCACTACTGCCTGTGGCTTACTAGGAACGGATGGGGTCGCCCGTGATGAAATGGCCCTATTAGCCAAGGCGCGGGGCTTAGAAGCCGAGGGAATTTCCACCTATATCTATGTAGGAAACTACCGTCTACCGGCAACCACCCTCACCGGATCCATCATCAAAGACATTATGGCTATTGACAAGGTGATTGGCATTGGTGAAATCGCCATTTCCGACCACCGCAATGGGGCCCCGACCTTTGAACAATTTGCCCACGCAGCAGCTGATACCCGGACTGGGGGTTTACTGGCGGGTAAGGCCGGCGTGGTCAACTGCCATGTGGGGCCCAACAAGGGCCGACTAGAATTCCTCTTTAAGGCCTTAGATGAAACCGATATTCCGGTCACCACCTTCCTACCGACCCACTGTGGCCGGAGCCAGGAACTAGTTGACGAAGCCATTGCCTTTGCCAAGCGCGGCGGGACTTTCGATATTACCGGAAGTGAAGACCCCGATATGACCTATGAAAAAGATGGGGAAATTCCTTTTAGGACCATTCTCAAGCAGGTCCTCGACCAAGGTTTAGATGAATCCTGCATTACCATGAGTTCTGATGGCCAAGGAAGCCTTCCCCGCTTCGATGAAGAAGGCAACTTCCTCCGTATTGGTGTGGGAAGTGCTAAGTCACTCTTGGTCGGTATTCAAGAAGCTGTTCAGAGAGAAAATATTGCCCTTGAAAAGGCCCTCCCAGCAGTCACCTCTAACGTTGCCCGTATCCTAAAACTTGACCATAAGGGACGTTTAGAAGTGGGACGGGACGCAGATATCCTACTCTTAGATGAAGACAGTTTATCCATCGATACCGTGATTGCCATGTCAGAAATAATGATTAAAAACAAAGAAATCATTAAATACGGTACCTTCGAAAATGCCTAA
- the yfcC gene encoding putative basic amino acid antiporter YfcC, producing the protein MRKMNETAEKKQRFQTPHTYVIIFGIVLVAWLLTFIVPAGKYTTEVLEYEGANGETQTRTVLQQDSFRYMHPLKEDVLRGNLEDLVQEPAKLQELEVDQEDLSKLLEKSEPLTLGQLEEIDLEESELYAMYGDSIYDTSKNLNKTAGLWGTQDHYGFGVLNYIFEGIVTGDRYGSAIGIVALLLVVGGAFGIIMRTGAIDAGIYAFVNSAKGMEHLAIPLLFFLFSFAGATFGASEQVIPFVMIIAPFMIALGYDSITAVTVTFAASQIGNACSWMSPFSIAIAQGIAGLPALSGAGFRIVMWVIITTLSCGFTMVYAKRVRKAPQLSPSYESDAYFRTDLAKQEDVSHEFTLGHKLILLEMLLGLVWIVWGVMNQGFSIPELASQFFVMGLVSGITALIFRIDDMTVNDIAFAFKDGVSDLAPTAVVVGMAKGILLVLGGSDAGTFSALNTILYGVGNLLSGIPNVLGAWFMYIFQSLFNLVVTSNSGQAALTMPIMAPLADIIGVSRQVAVLAFQLGSGFVDAFTPVSASLVGCLAVARIDWADWAKFQIKMQGFLFVLGSIAIIIAISIGYS; encoded by the coding sequence GTGAGAAAAATGAATGAAACCGCTGAGAAAAAACAGCGTTTCCAGACGCCACATACTTACGTCATTATTTTTGGTATTGTTCTCGTGGCCTGGTTACTAACATTCATCGTTCCGGCTGGTAAATATACCACCGAAGTTTTGGAATATGAAGGAGCCAATGGGGAAACCCAAACCCGAACCGTTCTCCAACAAGATTCCTTCCGTTACATGCATCCCTTAAAGGAAGATGTTTTAAGGGGCAACTTGGAAGACCTGGTCCAAGAACCCGCTAAATTGCAAGAACTAGAAGTTGACCAGGAGGATTTATCCAAGCTTCTCGAAAAGTCAGAGCCCTTGACCCTGGGGCAGTTAGAAGAAATCGACTTAGAAGAATCCGAACTCTATGCCATGTATGGAGATAGTATCTACGACACCAGTAAAAATTTAAATAAAACCGCTGGCCTATGGGGAACCCAGGACCACTATGGCTTCGGGGTGTTAAACTATATCTTTGAAGGGATTGTCACCGGAGACCGCTATGGTTCTGCCATTGGGATTGTTGCCCTCCTCTTAGTGGTTGGGGGGGCTTTTGGAATTATTATGCGGACTGGGGCAATCGATGCCGGTATCTATGCCTTTGTCAATAGCGCTAAAGGCATGGAACACTTGGCCATTCCCCTGCTCTTCTTCCTCTTTTCCTTTGCCGGAGCAACCTTTGGGGCCTCTGAACAGGTCATTCCCTTTGTAATGATTATTGCTCCCTTTATGATTGCCCTAGGCTATGACTCCATCACGGCCGTGACCGTTACCTTTGCTGCTTCACAGATTGGTAACGCTTGTTCCTGGATGAGTCCCTTCTCTATTGCCATTGCTCAAGGGATCGCTGGGCTTCCGGCCTTGTCAGGGGCTGGCTTCCGGATTGTCATGTGGGTGATTATTACCACCCTCTCCTGCGGATTTACCATGGTCTACGCGAAGCGGGTTCGCAAGGCACCACAACTATCCCCTTCCTATGAATCGGACGCCTACTTCCGGACCGATTTAGCTAAACAAGAGGATGTCAGCCATGAATTTACCCTAGGCCACAAACTCATCCTATTAGAGATGTTACTGGGCCTGGTATGGATTGTTTGGGGCGTGATGAACCAAGGCTTTTCTATTCCTGAATTAGCTTCCCAATTCTTTGTTATGGGCTTAGTGTCAGGAATTACCGCCCTCATCTTTAGAATTGATGACATGACTGTTAACGATATTGCCTTCGCCTTTAAAGATGGGGTCTCTGACCTGGCGCCTACCGCTGTGGTTGTGGGGATGGCCAAGGGAATCTTACTGGTCTTAGGCGGGTCAGACGCGGGAACCTTCTCCGCATTAAATACCATTCTCTACGGCGTCGGTAACCTCCTTTCTGGTATTCCTAACGTCCTAGGTGCTTGGTTCATGTACATCTTCCAATCACTTTTCAACCTTGTGGTGACCTCCAACTCTGGTCAAGCCGCCCTCACCATGCCAATTATGGCTCCACTGGCGGATATTATCGGGGTTAGCCGTCAAGTTGCCGTCTTAGCCTTCCAATTAGGCTCCGGTTTTGTGGATGCCTTTACTCCAGTTTCTGCCAGCCTGGTGGGTTGCTTGGCAGTCGCTCGGATCGATTGGGCAGATTGGGCTAAGTTCCAAATTAAAATGCAGGGTTTCCTCTTTGTTTTAGGGAGCATTGCCATTATTATTGCCATTAGTATCGGTTACAGTTAG
- a CDS encoding aldehyde dehydrogenase family protein, whose protein sequence is MENYRNFINGEWIASSSQELMPVINPATEEVINHVQKSNQEDVDQAVAAAKAAFPDWNALSVDQRLNYLEKVYDGLKKYADLLVKTTVLELGASVNFAKDNHIPMAIKEMREYMDSAKDFDFEEEIDGARVIKEGFGVVACITPWNYPLNQIQRKVTPALIAGNTVVVKPASNTPLTALVYAKVFEEADLPHGVFNLVTGSGSEVGDYLAGHPDVAVISFTGSTEVGRGLYEKAAPNIKKLILELGGKSVMLYLAGGDKDLAVKKSMDSILNNQGQTCSAFTRLLVPEAELEEFKELIEAYYQDHVKIGMPGDGETMVGPMVSAQQKETVLDYIQKGIDEGAELFLGGQDIDHSGFYVQPTVFTQVDNQMTIAQEEIFGPVLCVLTYKDEEEALAIANDSAYGLSGYVVGPKEKAVAMAEQLRTGNVFVNHASGSSRAPFGGYKESGLGREKGPYGIADYLEIKTIFA, encoded by the coding sequence ATGGAGAACTATCGGAATTTTATCAATGGAGAATGGATAGCATCGTCAAGTCAAGAATTAATGCCAGTCATTAATCCGGCGACAGAAGAAGTCATCAATCATGTACAAAAAAGTAATCAGGAGGATGTTGACCAAGCAGTGGCGGCGGCTAAGGCAGCTTTTCCTGATTGGAATGCCTTAAGTGTGGACCAACGTTTAAACTATTTAGAGAAAGTTTATGATGGCTTGAAGAAATATGCCGACCTTTTAGTTAAGACCACGGTCTTAGAACTAGGGGCTTCTGTCAATTTTGCTAAGGATAATCATATTCCTATGGCCATCAAAGAGATGCGTGAATATATGGATTCGGCCAAAGACTTTGACTTTGAAGAAGAAATCGATGGGGCACGGGTTATTAAGGAAGGCTTCGGCGTGGTGGCTTGCATCACTCCTTGGAATTACCCACTCAATCAAATTCAGCGGAAGGTCACCCCAGCCCTCATTGCCGGAAATACAGTAGTGGTTAAACCGGCTTCCAATACGCCCTTGACCGCCTTGGTCTATGCCAAAGTTTTTGAGGAAGCTGATCTTCCTCATGGCGTCTTTAACTTAGTCACTGGTTCCGGGAGTGAAGTCGGTGACTACCTGGCGGGGCACCCTGATGTGGCCGTGATTTCCTTTACGGGTTCTACTGAAGTCGGCCGAGGCCTCTATGAAAAGGCTGCGCCAAACATTAAGAAATTAATTCTTGAATTAGGTGGCAAGTCGGTTATGCTCTACTTAGCCGGTGGGGATAAGGACTTAGCGGTTAAAAAGTCCATGGATTCGATTTTAAACAACCAGGGGCAAACCTGTTCCGCCTTTACCCGCTTATTAGTGCCTGAAGCTGAACTGGAAGAATTTAAGGAATTGATTGAAGCTTATTACCAAGACCACGTTAAAATCGGTATGCCTGGCGACGGCGAAACCATGGTAGGGCCGATGGTATCGGCTCAACAAAAAGAAACCGTCCTTGACTATATTCAAAAGGGTATTGATGAAGGCGCTGAGCTTTTCTTAGGTGGTCAAGATATCGACCACAGTGGTTTCTATGTCCAACCTACAGTCTTTACCCAGGTTGATAATCAAATGACCATTGCCCAAGAAGAAATTTTTGGTCCGGTTTTATGTGTATTGACCTATAAGGATGAAGAAGAGGCTCTTGCTATCGCTAATGACTCGGCTTATGGTCTATCCGGTTATGTGGTTGGGCCTAAGGAGAAAGCGGTAGCCATGGCTGAACAATTGCGGACAGGAAATGTCTTCGTTAACCATGCTTCTGGGTCTTCCAGGGCACCATTTGGTGGCTATAAAGAGTCCGGTCTCGGTCGGGAAAAAGGGCCTTACGGAATTGCCGACTACTTAGAAATTAAGACGATCTTTGCCTAA